The genomic window GTTGGTTAGTACGTGAATCACTTGGTCACCGTCGCGGGTCGGTTGGTCAAGTTCGACAGTCATTCGACGAACCACCATGGCGTCATCCGCAGCAGTGAGTTTCATCTTTTGTTCATAGACTACTCCGGTGCTGATACGACCAATACGTTTACGTTTCCCCAATAAAACGCCTTTCAAACGCCCGTGTTGGCGAATCACAAAGAAGCCACTGGCTGCTGCGATCTTGACCATAAACGAAACAACGCAGTAATGGCGATCGGCGATGATCACATCCTTGGCAACAAGATCATCGACGATCCGGTCGCAACACTTCGACTCCTGCGAGTGGCCGTCAAGCAGTACGTATGTGCGATCAAAGATCTGTCGTTGCAAATCAAATCTCGCGACGATCTTGCCGGGCATGGGAGCGCCTTTGACTTCCCTGAGCTCTTTCAATCGTTTGTCAGACTTCGCCAGCACATTCCCATCAATGCTTAGGCACCGATAACCGGGCAGCACCTCCCAGGGTTCAAATCCCAAGGCATCATGCATTTTGGCCGCCCGCTCTGCGGAATGTGCCACCATGGCTTCGCTGACCGCTGGCTCGATGCCTCTGGTCTTGGCATAAAAGGACTGCCGGCTTACCCCAAGTTCCTCTTTGTGTTCTTTATACGCTTGGTTAAAGTTTTCGCTGAAATTGAGGGCTACATCGGCGACGGTCGCTGCCACTGCCTGAAACGTCGCAATGTAGTCGTACTGCAGCTCACGATTGTCATCAAAGATTCGATTCAGATCGCTCCCGATAAAATCTTGTGCGAGGATCCTGGTCATGACAGCAAATGGTGCCTTGTCAACGAAACGATCAAAAACCTTGGGTGACATCGCGAACCTCCGTGTAGCGAAAAACACGAAAATACACGAAAATCGATGTTCAGGGATACCCTTACAGCCCTGGGCCCCTGGCCCGTGTGACCGTCCTGGCTTCGGGCGGCTGGGGAGGCGCGTGGGTACACGGGCCGGGGACCCATGCTACGGAGGTTAGGGCAGTAGCATGGGCCCCTGGCCCGTGTGACCGTCCTGGCTTCGGGCGGCTGGGGAGGCGCGTGGGTACACGGGCCGGGGACCCATGCTACGTGGGTTAGGGCAGTAGCATGGGCCCCTGGCCCGTGTGACCGTCCTGGCTTCGGGCGGCTGGGGAGGCGCGTGGGGTACACGGGCCGGGGACCCATGCTACGTGGGTTAGGGCAGTAGCATGGGCCCCTGGCCCGTGTGACTTTCCTGGCTTCGGGCGGCTGGTTGGGCGCGTGGGTACACGGGCCGGGGACCCATGCTACGTGGGAGCCACGACTCGGAGAGTCATGCTACGGGGGATGAACCGGATTTTGCGGGGGGTATTAACCAGTTGGCCAATTTGCCTTGCCTGCCGACCGGGACATGCATATCTTTGCTGTGAAGCCCATAAGGCCCCGCAGGATAAGGGGCCTTTCTAGCGCCGGGACGCGCAGCTCTGCCGAATGTTCGCCATAAGGCAGTCTGAAATCGTCCCCTCTCGTGCCACTCAACTACCCAGTGCGAATAATCCGACACCCGGTTTCGGCTTGTTTCGATTGGATGGATTGACGGTCCAAAACGCGGTGACGGTTTTTTGACCGGGCATATTTTGTGACCTATATTCATTTGGCTGCGGGCTAGGTGACGCAGCCAGATCGGTACCTCCCACCGATTTCCATCCACGCGTCCGACGGAAATACGCGCATGAATTTTAATGTCCCCGCTGCAATCGCTGCAGGACTGCTCGCCGCCACCATCCTCTTCGCCAGCCCAGTTCAGGCAGCCGACTCGCAGCCCTCTTCGGCGGACGATTTGGCGAGCGGCATCCAAATTGAAACCCAGCGAGAGTGGGGAGAAGCGATTCGTCATTACGAATCCGCTTTGCGTCGCCATCAAAATCATCCCGAATTGAAGCAGCGACTGTTGATCAGCCGCCTGCATTATGATGTCAACCGTCGCTATCAGGACACCAGTTACCTAGCGGCCATCCGCCAAACCAGCACCCAGCAGGCACTCGACCTGTACGCCGAAGTGTTGGCCAACCTGGAAACCCACTACGTGGACTCGGCCAACTGGCAGCGTCTGCTGACCAATGGCACTGCGTCCTTGGAAGTGGCGTTGACCGAAGCCAGCTTTATCGATCGCATGTTGCCCGACGCGTCGGCTGAACAGATTGAAGCGTTCCGGCTGAATGTGCATCGGTACACCTCCGGGCGTCCGGCGGCTAGTCGGTTTGACCTGCGAGCGACGGTGGCATACGTCGCCGGTTTGGCGCGGCAGGAATTGGGCTTGGCGGGAACGGCAACCGTGTTCGAGTTTGTCTGCGGGGCTGTCGGAACGCTGGATCCCTATTCACGCTTCCTGACGCCCAGCCAACTGGAAGAAACCTTCTCCAACATCGAAGGCAACTTCGTCGGACTGGGCGTGGAATTAAAGGCCGAGGAAGATCGGCTGCGAATCGTGAACGTGATCGCCGGGGGCCCGGCCGATGCGGCCGGAGTCAAAGCCGGTGATGCGATCACTCGCGTCGAACAGTCACGGACCGCTTCGGTGAACCCCGACTACGCCGCCGACTTGTTGCGAGGCCCCGAAA from Roseimaritima ulvae includes these protein-coding regions:
- a CDS encoding transposase; this translates as MSPKVFDRFVDKAPFAVMTRILAQDFIGSDLNRIFDDNRELQYDYIATFQAVAATVADVALNFSENFNQAYKEHKEELGVSRQSFYAKTRGIEPAVSEAMVAHSAERAAKMHDALGFEPWEVLPGYRCLSIDGNVLAKSDKRLKELREVKGAPMPGKIVARFDLQRQIFDRTYVLLDGHSQESKCCDRIVDDLVAKDVIIADRHYCVVSFMVKIAAASGFFVIRQHGRLKGVLLGKRKRIGRISTGVVYEQKMKLTAADDAMVVRRMTVELDQPTRDGDQVIHVLTNLPNDVLATDVAELYRHRWEVETAFNVLQMTLTCEHSGIGHPCAATFLFCSSVLAFNLRQTIFATLFSTHDEEDVEEVSHFHLSKNVSDKTEGMLIAITEDEWTELIPSTIKGVVTLLTRIASKIALADFRKSRRAPKKKKPHRSRNVASSHVSTAKLLGLT
- a CDS encoding S41 family peptidase encodes the protein MNFNVPAAIAAGLLAATILFASPVQAADSQPSSADDLASGIQIETQREWGEAIRHYESALRRHQNHPELKQRLLISRLHYDVNRRYQDTSYLAAIRQTSTQQALDLYAEVLANLETHYVDSANWQRLLTNGTASLEVALTEASFIDRMLPDASAEQIEAFRLNVHRYTSGRPAASRFDLRATVAYVAGLARQELGLAGTATVFEFVCGAVGTLDPYSRFLTPSQLEETFSNIEGNFVGLGVELKAEEDRLRIVNVIAGGPADAAGVKAGDAITRVEQSRTASVNPDYAADLLRGPENTYVSVSVVGADGQERDLNIQRRRVEVPSVEDVRIVDAENGIGYMRLTNFQKTTSRDFEANLWELHRQGMRRLIVDVRGNPGGLLTAAVEVADRFIGAGDIVLTRGRNARENYDYRSHRPNTWSVPLTVLIDGDSASASEIFAGAIADHGRGELVGERTYGKGSVQGIFRMQSAKVGLCLTTAKFYSPNRTAISGHGVLPTVPQAKTHMAARPTDDGRIASFEEDAVLQRAIALGRGVQTEIVAGRPANAK